The DNA sequence GACCCATGTAGATGTAAAAGGTCCTTGCAAGGCTCCTATTGAAATTCAACTTGATGGCATAATTAAAGCACCTCCAAAGCCAGAGGATGTTGGCGGTGATCAATTGCTCAGGATTGGCTATGTGAACGCCTTAACCATATCTGGTAAAGGAGTTATTGATGGTCAAGGTTCATATGCTTGGAAACAAAATGATTGTTCAAAGAACACTAAGTGCAAACTGCTTGGCatggtaaataaatatttttgtcaaaattcaaataaaatataacaacttgtgtatttatcaaaattatatttcattcacttttttttattattttatcaaatgtCAACAGAATTTGGGTTTCAATTTCatcaataattcaataattCGTGGAATTACAACCAAGGACAGCAAACACTTTCACGTAAATGTTTTGGGCTGCAACAATTTCACATTTGATGGATTTAAAGTAAGTACTCCAGGCGATAGTGCCAACACTGATGGCATCCACATTGGAAGATCCACCGGTGTGAATGTTCTAAATACAGACATTGCCACCGGAGATGATTGTGTCTCACTAGGTGATGGTAGCAGACAAGTACTTGTCCAAAATGTGAAATGTGGACCTGGTCATGGTATTAGTATTGGAAGTCTTGGCAAATACAAGGAAGAAGAGTCTGTTGATGGTATCACAGTTAAGGGTTGCACTTTGAAAGGAACTACCAATGGAGTGAGGATTAAGACTTGGCCTAATGAGCCAGGAACAATTACAGTTACTAACATGAGATTTGAAGATATTACCATGGATAATGTTATGAACCCTATCATCATAGACCAAGAGTATTGTCCATGGAACCAATGCTCCAAACAGGTATTTAGTTTCTTATTATCTATTGCATTGccattattattttagtaacaaaatatTTTGGGCACCAAGATGACTTAAAATCCTAATCTATCCTATCTCTTATTGTTGTGATGGTTCAGAATCCATCGAAAATAAAGATAAGCAAAGTTATCATCAAGAATATCAAGGGAACTTCAGGAACCAAAGAAGGAATTATCCTTGCTTGTAGTAGTGGTGTACCCTGTGAGGGTGTAGAGATATCTAATGTTGATCTCACATTCAAAGGAGCTCCAGTAATAGCTACATGTTCTAATGTCAAGCCAAAAATAACAGGAAAGGCTCCTGCCTGCACAGCTCCAAGtactaaaaaagaataattcaaatttgtttaGACAATATAAACGtacaatttttttctagaaGAGTGAAGAGTCAATTATACTAGTAGTTATAATTGTAATTCCTTGTTAAATAAACACTTGAAACAAATTCAAGTAAATCGATAATCATGTATATAATCATTTTTGAATAATAGagtgttttaattatttgactATAACATGTcaaataaagattttttaagTTGTTTGTAGTATTATAAAGTTTATGAAATGATAAAATTCATCTAagtcaagaaaatatttatttcttcaagtgatttagattatttttctttaatatatgtgatcaaaatatgaagaaacgatgattttttaaaagaatatattaaagCTAATTTGATGGGTTTAGAATTTTGTTGATAGGTTAACTCAAGTTATTACTAcgttttaatttcaatttttttataataataatattcatggattttaattttagaattataatttttaaaataaaccgTAGAAGATTTCtcttttttgtaatatttacattaaaatcagtttataacacttttatataatttgatagtATAATTGTACCAAATTTCTTTATCAAAGTTGCATGTTGTAGTTAATGGATTTAATATAACTTGTTTTCTGTTGCTGAAAAGGGTTGAATAAATTTATTGGATGTCCTCTTAGGAAATTCAATAATTTTGGCAATTCATAGAATGACCATTGGTTGGGGTTCATGAACACCATATTTTCTTGATGATAAAGTGACAGTTTTGCCCTTCTCTTTCGCAACTTCTGTACCCGACCTTGTAACCAACTCATACTCCTTCACTTTGATTTCCTTCTTCCCTCAACGACATCGTTTCAGACTGTGTAATCCGAAACATTTACGAATTACACAGTTGAGagctaaaattgaaaaatgaaaaactacttttatttatttcattgaaGGTATAGCCGGTATTTTAGGGACTATGGAGGTGCTGCAAGAAACAAAGGGGTGGGTGCATATGCAATGACCCTTAGAATTTCGTTCTCTTTTAATTGaatgacaaaaatttaattctcctaaaaacttaattagaaataataaaagtatcCGTGTCCGTGAGTATTTATGGATATTTATCACCTGTCTGCAGGTAGCAAGTGAAATTTTTTGTTGGAATCGAATTGGAGATAAATATTATCCGCATCCGACCCAATCCATTAACATCCCTAAACTTAATGGATGACATGTAgtgtataaaattataacatcTTGCTCCTAACATTACTTGTTAACTATTAATTTCAAGACTTcgttaacttttaaaattacatttttttcttttagcaaataaataatatatgtaatattttttatttaatatttttcttttaaatgtttgtatTGTAAACATTAAATAGTGCCAACAATTGTATTCTTATCATAGTAGTCTGTCTACAAATGACCATGAAGTCAATAGgccataaaaaattattttgtataaattgCACACAAAAAGTCTggaaaattaattgaaaaccAAATCCCACATCTCTGACAGCTGCTATAATAGGAAATTTAAAAGcaaaaattgtattatattattgCAAAGTGTAACTTGACATTAATATAACGAAGTGCTGATAAGAAAAATACTTATAGAACCAAAGGtacattcatattttatttaatagatgAACTACGTGAGATATGAGAATTTAAGAGTGAGCATAAATTCTATATCGAATAAAATGAGAACTTTAAGCATTATAAAAGGACGAAGATCCATAAACtctattgtcttaagatttttttattaaaagttatgtCAATCCCTTATGTGTAGAGTGAACTCATGTTTCGTTAGTGTTGTATCTCTCTGGTGATCCTTTTCCAAAAGACCTAACAATGGTATCAGAACCAGGTGCGGTGACAAGCTTAGAGGAGAGTccttgtatcgaaagtcttcttGACAGTGGGTCAGGAGGTAAGGGGTACTCGGTAGTTAGTTCGAGGGAGACATACCAATGTGAAGGGACTAACACATGAGGGGGGGATTGttgggaatccaagtgtgagccTAAACCCCACATTGAGTAAACATTAGAACGTTACGCACCATGTAAAGATGAAGACCCATAAAGCCATtgctttaaggttttgggttaagagtggtgtcaatccTTATATGGGGTGAGGTCATGTATCATTAGTGTTATATCTTTCCGGTGATCATCTCTTGAAAGACCCAACAAAAACCAGGTTCACTCCAAGTTATTaaagaatttaaagtgaatttGTAGCATCAACACTTGGAAGTTAATTTGTAGTCTATTAATAAAACACAAGTAAGACAAAGTGGGAAGAGAAATACTTTATTCAAAGTATGAATTTGGTATTTGGACCTTTCACAATTTTGGCATTCTCATTTGGGTCATGTGTCTGCATCTCGTTTAAATTTTGTAGTGGTCTATTGGATTCTTGGGGGTACTTTGGACAGTAATGATAGTTCTGATTGTAGTGGGCATAAATTGGCAAGCTCTATGCTTTCgttttttatttgacaaactCTTAATGTATTTAGTTGTAGCAGTGTGAATTTGAGGGGATGTTAGAATAAACCCATGTTTTAGGTCTATTTACTTGTTGCTCATTAAAATCAAAAGATATATGATATCTTTATCACCCTCTCTCAAAGTGGGCATGAAGATTATGAGGGCCTAACTTCGAAGTTGCAAGTTGCATTTTTGGAAAGCAGTaggattagggatgtcaacggggcgggtagggtacgggtagtagttcccccgtaccctacccgctgaataaatattcgccccgtacccgtacccatatccgcgggtatccgttatgcgggtacccgtctatttttttcatatccgcgggtatccacgggtacccgcgggtatttaaaaaaataattatttaaccataattataGTTTGGATCTACAAGtcccctttctccgattgattcttgaaaaacaaacaaataaaaaatcactaccaatttatattgtagtttatttttgaataaaatattaaagaaattactaacttcatcaatgtccacctcttgcaacattgtataaagtttcatgttgtccaattttaatctagaagagccttaaaacataaggagttcagtaaaaatttctaacaatcacttaattaaaatatctaagtaaaagtgttaatttcattaccttccatgttggtccataaccagtcttagagacacatcaatgcctccacagtatatggaagtaatttactcatttgtggggtaagaatctgaccaccattattgaatgaagactcataatgtttttactaatatatatatatatatatatatatatatatatatatatatatatatatatatatataaaatttttctgaattaaagtttaatgggtacgggtatccacgggtacggatactatgatacccgtacccgccccgttaacatgcgggtatcaaaaatacccatacccacgggtagcggttatccatttttaatatccatttcctatctgttgcgggttttatctgcggatacccgcgggtacggatttttttgacatccctaagtAGGATGAAGGGAATCCTGAGAAAGTTAAgaatattgagattttttttcattgttaatTGTTATCAACTACAAAGAGATATACAAGAACAAGTGCATCGTTTTCACCAAGATGAATAAATAAAGGGTGATGAGAAGCAAAACTTGCCATGAGTGAAACAACGAAGACAAGGTAATGGCAGAAGGTGTTTTTCATCTGATACTATGTTAGTGTttgaaaaacacaagaaaaaattagaagagAAATACTTTATTCAAAGTATGAGAATGGAAGTTTGCATACCAATTTATTAGAGACTTGTCTAATACATAGATTAAAATATCgcataatataaaagaaaataataaaatctaataataaaaagaataaaatatataatatctctgtcaataaaattaaaatcaaaagatatattatatctttatcaattatgataatatgttaaattataCAAACTTCATCAACACCTCCACTAAAGTCAAGCAGAACCAAAAATCTGTAAACCAATTGTTCATTATTTGTAGTGCGctctaaaacaaattttcaaatgtcataCGTTCTCAAacaatagatttttttaaacCAATATATCTGAACAAAATAGAGACaataagtataaaatttattaagattcCATTAGTTAGGGTTATGTTTGACCCAACTTACTATCTATATAAAAGCTTATAATGATTTGTGCAAGCTTCCAATAATGATTCAAACCATCACATGTTAATTCTAATAATAGTAAACAAAACTATGTGTCCAAAAAGAAATAGACCAAAGTCCTCTGACTATAAATTTGACCAAATATTTTCCAATGTTAACAaactatttctttttgttcatttaGGATTAATAATCTAGTTGCTTATTTTTGTTATACAAAGCCATTATCTTACTGAGATCAACAATTCTCTAAATCTATTCTAGTAATGTCAATTCCACAAAGtttttatatcataattattgGGAATAATCCAAGTAtgagtcaaagtcccacattggatagaattgacaaatttaaacactatataagatcAAAGacccatatatgaaaaaatatataacccaacagtggtatcagagccgatgattcggagtgactgaccgcataacttTAACACAAAAAAGTGGTCACTAAAGTGTGACTGACTAcataaacacaacaaaaaaggggtcactcatacacatgaaggaaaatatatcatatgaaaaaaaaataagggacTCACCCTACCCTTGAGgggttgggaatagtccaagtgtgagtcaaagtctcaTATTGTctagaatagacaaagttaaacactatataagaataaagacccttAACACCactgccttaaggttttgggttaaagtggtgtcaaatgtcttatatgtgtaagactaatgtcatataaccatatgaaACCACAATCTTTCAATGGCTATAACAATAACCCATATATAACAAAAACGTATGAAAGAATATATAACCGAACAATAATGACCTtccaaaatgttaaaaaaatgtttaataaaatagatgATGCAGTAACCATCATCTTTGTCATTATTAAGTGTTTGTTTTTCctaaatactaaattaatatttttaagtaaaaatattattaaagttttaattctttttgtgtaaaataaaataagtgttaGGAATTCTATTCTTGTAACTAAACTATGCCATGAAATTAAAACAGTTGACTcaatcaaaaaaaatattaaaattaaattaacaatagGGTGATAATTCGTGACGTAGAGTTAATAGCAAATAAGTAAGTCCTAAATTTATACTAACAACTAAAAAAAGAAGATACACATGTGGATGATAATTTGCATTAGAATTGCTTATAATGTTAATGGTCTTTAATCCTTGCTAGGtcactataaataaaattgtgtagTTTGAAAATTAAATCACTCAACACAAGTGAAAGTgtgaaacaataaaaaacaagaaaaaaaatatgaagttcTCTGtgatcatattatttttatctttttctgtaattaattttgttttagttcAATCAGCGActtttgaaatatcaaaatttgGAGGAAAACCAAATACAAATATAGCTAAGGTATGTTCTTTTATatgcaacaaaaaatatatgatattgtattgatgaaaaaaaatacacatttgatcgtaaatttatatatttttttattcctgttacaatatttttcaataatgtaCTATATTCATAATCACAAGGCTTTAACAAGTGTTTGGGCTGAAGCATGTGCATCCACATCTGCTGTCAAAATTGTGATTCCAAGTGGAACATATCAAATGACCCATGTAGATGTAAAAGGTCCTTGCAAGGCTCCTATTGAAATTCAACTTGATGGCACAATTAAAGCACCTCCAAAGCCAGAGGATGTTGGCGGTGATCAATTGCTCAGGATTGGCTATGTGAACGCCTTAACCATATCTGGTAAAGGAGTTATTGATGGTCAAGGTTCATATGCTTGGAAACAAAATGATTGTTCAAAGAACACTAAGTGCAAACTGCTTGGCatggtaaataaatatttttgtaaaaattcaaataaaatataactacttgtgtatttatcaaaattatatttcattcactttttttaattcttttatcaaATTTCAACAGAATTTGGGTTTCAATTTCatcaataattcaataattCGTGGAATTACAACCAAGGATAGCAAACACTTTCACGTAAATGTTTTGGGTTGCAACAATTTCACATTTGATGGATTTAAAGTAAGTACTCCAGGCGATAGTGCCAACACTGATGGCATCCACATTGGAAGATCCACCGGTGTGAATGTTCTTAATACAGACATTGCCACCGGAGATGATTGTGTCTCATTAGGTGATGGTAGCAGACAAGTACTTGTCCAAAATGTGAAATGTGGACCTGGTCATGGTATTAGTATTGGAAGCCTTGGCAAATACAAGGAAGAAGAGTCTGTTGATGGTATCACAGTTAAGGGTTGCACTTTGAAAGGAACTACCAATGGAGTGAGGATTAAGACTTGGCCTAATGAGCCAGGAACAATTACAGTTACTAACATGAAATTTGAAGATATTACCATGGATAATGTTATGAACCCTATCATCATAGACCAAGAGTATTGCCCATGGAACCAATGCTCCAAACAGGTATTTAGTTCCTTATTATCTATTGCATTGccattattattttagtaacaaaatatttcgtgcaccaagatgaCTTAAAATCCTAATCTATCCCATCTCTTATTGTTGTGATGGTTCAGAATCCATCGAAAATAAAGATAAGCAAAGTTATCATCAAGAATATCAAGGGAACTTCAGGAACCAAAGAAGGAATTATCCTTGCTTGTAGTAGTGGTGTACCCTGTGAGGGTGTAGAGATATCTAATGTTGATCTCACATTCAAAGGAGCTCCAGTAATAGCTACGTGTTCTAATGTCAAGCCAAAAATAACAGGAAAGGCTCCTGCCTGCACAGCTCCAAGtactaaaaaagaataattcaaatttgtttaGACAATATAAacgtataattttttttgctaGAAGAGTGAAGAGTCAATTATACTAGTAGTTATAATTGTAATTCCTTGTTAAATAAACACTTGAAACAAATTCAAGTAAATCGATAATcatgtatataatatttttgaataatagagtgttttaattatttgactATAACATGTcaaataaagattttttaagTTGTTTGTAGTATTGAAAAGTTTATGAAATGATAAAATTCATCTAagtcaagaaaatatttatttcttcaagtgatttagattaattttctttaatatatgtgatcaaaatatgaagaaacgatgatttttttaaagactATATTAAAGCTAATTTGATGGGTTTAGAATTTTGTTGATAGGTTAACTCAAGTTATTACtactttttaatttcaatttttttataataatattattcatggattttaatttgtgaaataaagtatttaaaataaacagtagaaaaattatagtttgttttttcaaaatactttCATTAAAATCAGCATATAAcacttatatataatttgtttgtaCAATTGTGTCAAACGTCTTTATCAAAGTTGCATGTTGTAGTTAATGTATACaatatacttattattttttgtcttgcTAAGAAgggtttaataaatttattggaAGTCCACTTAGGAAATTCGATAATTCTGGCACCTCTTAGAATGGGCATTGGTTGGGGTTCATGAACCCTATATTTTCTTAATGCACCCCTATAGACATGATAAAATTACTGTTTTACCCTTTTCCTTTTCAACTTCTGTGCCTAACTCCTTCCCTGTACAGCCTGTGTAAGCAACTCATAATCTTTCACTTTCATTTCCTTCCTCTCAACGACTTCGTTTCAGAATATGTAATCCGAAAGATTTACGAATTATAAAGTTcaaagttaaaattgaaaaaacattatttttatttatttcgttgaaggtaaaattagtattttaggGACTATGGAAGTGCCCCAATGACCCTTAGAATTTCGTTCActtcttaattgaataataCAAATCTAATTCTACTAACAACTTACTGTATCATATGTagtgtataaaattttaaatttctgtgTATAACATTACTTATTAACTATTAATTTCAGgactttgttaatttttaatattacttttatttctcttttagcaaataaataatatatgtaatagtttttgtttaattattttctcttaAATGTTTATGTTGTAAACACTAAATGGTGCCAACAATTGTATTCTTAtcaaaacttaaatattttggGACTAAACTTTTCATAAAAATGTTTGAGAGTGAGGTATTATATTGATAATAGTAGAAATTAGACGTATAATGTTTGAATAGTAGTCTATTTACAAATGGCCATGAagtcaataaataaaaaaaatatatatatactgaaacaatttgaatattaaaaatgtgtgTTGAAGTTTGGTGTCAGTCATGTAAAtagattattatataatttgttatgattttataatttattgttcaGACATATTAGAAGTTATAATACAATGTTTATTTGAGtataatgtattaaattatgttatattttataatttaaatattttattatttcctgAAAATATCAAgtgatcaattattttaaaaaaataaaaaaaatgttagaaacttaaaaaaattacaaataaaaattagaaaaaaataatacatcttTATCATTTTCTAGAAAGAGATAAGAGAAGCGATGAAAATCTCTTCACTATAATTACGAATAGACGGATgagaattgaaatttattattacaaaagtaattagttaaatgtaaaaaaatcgCCTACATATAAATGAATTGAAGAAGCTAGAAAAAAGTTTTAATGGTGTGAGATGGGTGGAGAAATCgtatacaaaactaaaaaataaaaataatatcgaTAAggagattataaaaataaaaaaagtattattgttaaaattttatttcgtGAATCATGATAATTAAGTAAGGAAATTAAATATCTATGATCTTATTTTGTGATTGTTTCTTATATTAAGGTGATAATAtaacttgttttatttatttcgtGAGATGTCCTCGGTCAAAGAGGCTACAAAAATACTTCGACATaagaatatttataacaatatgtAGAGGAGATTCTCCTTGAgattctcctttttgtgtccacattttaaaatatcaattttatcttttaaatataataatttttaaaatttttaaaaattaactgttACTTTTAtaagctttttataaaattggttaTCTCTGTTTATtctcttattctttatttatcaatgattattttttcatctattttgatatatttcactttatttttaataaatataattttaatttatatattaacttaataatattacaatattatcacctactaatataatatcatgcatatttaaaaaatttatatacataaatacGATAACGCTTGTATTTATGTTAGtattaataaatgaatatattgtGAACAATAACTATATAGAGTACCTGAACCTGTTTCTTAGGCCTAAGGTATGTAaggtttatcttattttaaggTTTCATAACATGTTTAATTCGTTATTATTTGccataatttatgtttaaagtgATGTTTTATACATGCATGCTTGAGGACATATTTTCCTGTGCTGTCGTGTTGGCCGAAACGTCCTCCTCTTTGGTCCTCTAGTACAATAactatacttattttatttaaaaatgaacatGATTTTGTGGGAGGTTTCTAACCCATGTAGTTTAAtcatttctatttattatacatgtataatattctttttttctttggttgcttaaataagtattttcttcttgtcattatttttattttcattttcatactttcgtataaaaataataattattaaatactaagttttcatgatattttttataacaaatattcaaacttttataaaagtaGAGAATTGTAATTGGAGGTTTGATATTGGAGACTATTTCATCATACAAAGGTAGTCTAAGATACTCAATCTAGCTTGAGTGAAATTCAATGAGAAAGAAATTTAGTTTATGTTAGAAGCTTTATCTTGAGTAATCATTTGGAACTTAAAGTAGGGATGATAATATGGATTGTCATATTCCATTTCgactaatctaatgaaaaacaaGCTAGATTAACCTATTCTcgtaaattattttctttaacttgtATCACAATGTTTGACCGGATTTACATACAGACTCACATAAGGAATTAACTTTTTGAATATTTCTTTCTCTgttataatatgtaaaatattattatttaagattttaataactttacttttatttaattaaattactataaataataaattttatagcttatttcttaaaatatataatattcataattttataatttataattattaagtacataatttttaaaagtttcatCGTAAATCCATATGATTAAAACAACAACGAAAATTTCAAGTAATCAAAGCTATCCACTATCATTGTTCAATTGATATGTCGTTTGTATATAATTTGTATACATTTATCACACGTTAACTTGTTTTATAGGatacatattttgaaaaagttcgttcaaatgttttttcttattgTCATGGGTCTCACGTCAAAATCAAATATCGTAAAAATCATTGAATACCAAAATCAAAccactaaaattatattatagttaaGTTTTCCATTTTATATCAGTCAttgtttaattaacattttttctttttcaattttgagaTGCTGTTACAAAATAAGCAAACTAAaacaacaattttgtaaatttttatagtCAGACTTATCCAAATATatgttatagatatatattacatatgataaaattttaatacataacgtataatcataaatttaatttgaatttatttaattctggTTGTTTTagaataatgaatatatatatttataactatatttataatgttatatatatatatatatatatatatatatattaaattatttctataatgatatatttatgggtattatattttaatttttttaatattttattatttaaaaggttaaagttttataataatgtaattaaattaataattataataatgaatttattaattttaatataataatttttttttataatattgaatactaaaatgaatattttaaagttaaatatattattaaagttttaaaataattttgcctaaaaaaaatgttaggaaTTCAATTCTTGTAACTAAACTATGccataaaattaaaacacttgactcaatcaaaacatattattaaaactaaatatttttttcaacataGCTCACTTATAGGGAAAACATAACAATAGGTGATAATTCGTGATGTAAAGTTAATAGTAAATAAGTGGCATCCTAAATATATactaacaattaaaaaaagaggATACACATGTGGATGATAATTTGCATTAGAGTTGCTTATAATATCAATGGTCTTTAATCCTTGCTAGGTCACTATAAGTAAAGCcgtgtaatttgaaaattaaatcaCTCAACACAAGTGAAAGtgttaaacaataaaaaacaagaaaaaaaaatatgaaggtcTCTGtgatcatattatttttatcttttactataattaatgtTGTTTTAGTTCACTCAGCGACTcttgaaatatcaaaatttgGAGGAAAACCGAATACAAATATAGCTAAGGTATGTTCTTTtatattgaacaaaaaatatatgatattgtattgatgaaaaaaaaaatacacatttgaTCGTAAatcatagatttttttattactgtTACAATGTTTTTCAATAACGTACTATTTTCATAATCACAAGGCTTTAACAAGTGCTTGGGCTGAAGCATGTGCATCCACATCTGCTGTCAAAATTGTGATTCCAAGTGGAACATATCAAATGACCCATGTAGATGTAAAAGGTCCTTGCAAGGCTCCTATTGAAATTCAACTTGATGGCACAATTAAAGCACCTCCAAAGCCAGAGGATGTTGGCGGTGATCAATTGCTCAGGATTGGCTATGTGAACGCCTTAACCATATCTGGTAAAGGAGTTATTGATGGTCAAGGTTCATATGCTTGGAAACAAAATGATTGTTCAAAGAACACTAAGTGCAAACTGCTTGGCatggtaaataaatatttttgtcaaaattcaaataaaatataacaacttgtgtatttatcaaaattatatttcattctctttttttaattcttttatcaaATGTCAACAGAATTTGGGTTTCAATTTCatcaataattcaataattCGTGGAATTACAACCAAGGATAGCAAACACTTTCACGTAAATGTTTTGGGCTGCAACAATTTC is a window from the Vigna unguiculata cultivar IT97K-499-35 chromosome 7, ASM411807v1, whole genome shotgun sequence genome containing:
- the LOC114192612 gene encoding polygalacturonase-like: MNFSVIILFLSFSVINFVLVQPATLEISKFGGKPNTNIAKALTSAWAEACASTSAVKIVIPSGTYQMTHVDVKGPCKAPIEIQLDGIIKAPPKPEDVGGDQLLRIGYVNALTISGKGVIDGQGSYAWKQNDCSKNTKCKLLGMNLGFNFINNSIIRGITTKDSKHFHVNVLGCNNFTFDGFKVSTPGDSANTDGIHIGRSTGVNVLNTDIATGDDCVSLGDGSRQVLVQNVKCGPGHGISIGSLGKYKEEESVDGITVKGCTLKGTTNGVRIKTWPNEPGTITVTNMRFEDITMDNVMNPIIIDQEYCPWNQCSKQNPSKIKISKVIIKNIKGTSGTKEGIILACSSGVPCEGVEISNVDLTFKGAPVIATCSNVKPKITGKAPACTAPSTKKE
- the LOC114192604 gene encoding polygalacturonase-like, which encodes MKFSVIILFLSFSVINFVLVQSATFEISKFGGKPNTNIAKALTSVWAEACASTSAVKIVIPSGTYQMTHVDVKGPCKAPIEIQLDGTIKAPPKPEDVGGDQLLRIGYVNALTISGKGVIDGQGSYAWKQNDCSKNTKCKLLGMNLGFNFINNSIIRGITTKDSKHFHVNVLGCNNFTFDGFKVSTPGDSANTDGIHIGRSTGVNVLNTDIATGDDCVSLGDGSRQVLVQNVKCGPGHGISIGSLGKYKEEESVDGITVKGCTLKGTTNGVRIKTWPNEPGTITVTNMKFEDITMDNVMNPIIIDQEYCPWNQCSKQNPSKIKISKVIIKNIKGTSGTKEGIILACSSGVPCEGVEISNVDLTFKGAPVIATCSNVKPKITGKAPACTAPSTKKE